The stretch of DNA AGACGTTAGAAAATCAATAAAATATAATAGGACACTTAAGGCATACAGAACAACTGTAACTTCATGCAGTCGTGTCATATAGATGTCAAACATAGTCAGAACTCCTCTTATGGTTGAAGGGAAGCCTGTGACATTTGAGCGACAATTCGTTGTGAATCAGCAGCTACAGCATTCTTTCGCTCAGAAACAAGTTCTTCTATATTAAAGATTTTTATAAATAATTCTAATGCCTCATCAGCGTCTTTTCCTCCGGCCATTTCTTTTGCCTGTAGAATAGGATCCTTTAACAGCTGATTAATAATACTTTTTGTGTGCTTATTAAGCACTTTTTTATCACGTTCCGTTAAATTTGGAAGTTTTCTTTCTATACTTGTCATCGTTTCAATCTGAATGGCAAGTGCTTTTTCACGTAAAGCAGATATTACTGGAACGACACCAAGCATATTCAGCCATTGTTTAAAATCAACAATTTCCTTTTCAATCATTAGCTCGATCACTTCTGCAGCCTTTTTGCGTTCCTGCAAGTTTGCTTCAACAATTCCTTCTAAATCATCAATATCATATAGGAAAACACTATCTAAATCTGCGAGCATCGGATCTAAGTCCCGTGGTACAGCGATGTCTACCATGAATAGCGGCTTTCCTTTTCTCATTTTTTCAACATTTACCATCATATCTTTCGTAATAACAAATTCTTTAGCTCCTGTTGAACTAATAAGAATGTCAGCCTCGATTAGCGAGCATTGAAGCTCTTGAAGAGTCTTTGCGCTTCCAGCGTATCGCTCTGCTAAATCATGTGCTTTTTCATAAGTACGATTAATGACGGTTACTTTGCTAGCACCATTTGCATGAAGATTTTGAATAGCAAGCTCTCCCATTTTTCCAGCACCTAAAATAAGAACATGTTTATTCTCTATGGAACCAAATATCTTTTTGGCTAACTCTACTGCTGCATAGCTTACAGAAACAGCATTAGCACCTATTTCAGTTTCTGAATGGGCTCTTTTAGCCAGTGTAATGGCTTGCTTAAATAAATGATTGAAAACGGTTCCAGTTGTATGTTCAGCCTGTGCTTGCAGAAAGCCTGAACGAACTTGTCCTAAAATCTGGGTTTCACCAAGAATCATGGAATTTAAACCACAAACAACATTAAATAAATGATCAATTGCCCCATCTTGCTCATAAATAAACAAATAAGGAGAAAACTCATCTTTTTCTATTTGAAACCACTCTGACAAAAATTCTTTTATATAGTAACGGCCTGTATGAAGCTGATCAACAACCGCATAAATTTCAGTACGATTACATGTAGACAGAATAACATTCTCTAAAATGCTTTTTTTATTCTTTAATGTATTTATAGCATCTGTGAGTTGAGAAGGGTTAAACGTCAATCGTTCTCGAATTTCGACAGGGGCTGTTTTATAATTTAGACCGACAACCAATATATGCATTTAAATTGACACCCCCAAATAAATGGCACAATCCTATTCTAATTGTAGCACTTTTAACTTTCTATTTTATGCGAAAATGTGAACAGAAATCGAACTCATATGATAAAATATTCATTGTGTTCAATTGCTATAAGTTTTGTACCCTTTTTATTTTCGACAAAATACTCCCTTATGTACAGTACCAAAAATAACTAATAGATTCAAGTGAACCTTATTGGAAGCGGTGTGTAAATATGAAAAATCAGCGAATTTTTCC from Cytobacillus dafuensis encodes:
- the hemA gene encoding glutamyl-tRNA reductase; translation: MHILVVGLNYKTAPVEIRERLTFNPSQLTDAINTLKNKKSILENVILSTCNRTEIYAVVDQLHTGRYYIKEFLSEWFQIEKDEFSPYLFIYEQDGAIDHLFNVVCGLNSMILGETQILGQVRSGFLQAQAEHTTGTVFNHLFKQAITLAKRAHSETEIGANAVSVSYAAVELAKKIFGSIENKHVLILGAGKMGELAIQNLHANGASKVTVINRTYEKAHDLAERYAGSAKTLQELQCSLIEADILISSTGAKEFVITKDMMVNVEKMRKGKPLFMVDIAVPRDLDPMLADLDSVFLYDIDDLEGIVEANLQERKKAAEVIELMIEKEIVDFKQWLNMLGVVPVISALREKALAIQIETMTSIERKLPNLTERDKKVLNKHTKSIINQLLKDPILQAKEMAGGKDADEALELFIKIFNIEELVSERKNAVAADSQRIVAQMSQASLQP